In a single window of the Acetivibrio cellulolyticus CD2 genome:
- a CDS encoding RNA polymerase sigma factor, with protein sequence MDVPDQKIIKLCKKNKREGFDLLFKKYERYIYTICYSYTYSQQDALDLVQEIFLRIYRNFERVDEKKPISPWIKRIAVNVCINFKRDNKNKVSELSIHSSTDEGENTLEETVSDGCFTEDEVVYLDTKKVLEESIMELPKEVKMAVLLRHIKGLSYNEISELMECPVGTIKTYIFRGKKLLKDSLVRKGVWEV encoded by the coding sequence TTGGATGTCCCGGATCAAAAAATAATAAAATTATGTAAAAAGAATAAGCGGGAAGGGTTCGATCTTCTATTTAAAAAATATGAGAGATACATATATACCATTTGCTACAGCTACACTTACTCACAACAAGACGCCCTTGACCTGGTTCAGGAGATTTTCCTCAGGATTTACAGGAATTTTGAACGGGTTGATGAGAAAAAGCCGATTTCACCCTGGATAAAGAGAATTGCAGTGAATGTCTGCATTAACTTTAAGAGGGATAACAAAAACAAGGTATCGGAATTATCAATTCATTCAAGTACTGATGAGGGTGAGAACACTCTTGAAGAGACGGTTTCTGACGGTTGCTTCACAGAAGATGAAGTTGTTTACCTTGATACAAAGAAGGTTTTGGAAGAGTCAATCATGGAACTTCCAAAAGAGGTCAAAATGGCTGTTTTACTACGGCATATCAAAGGGCTTAGCTATAACGAGATTTCAGAACTTATGGAATGCCCTGTAGGTACGATTAAGACTTACATATTCAGAGGTAAAAAACTATTGAAGGATAGTCTTGTAAGAAAAGGCGTATGGGAGGTGTAG
- a CDS encoding anti-sigma factor family protein: protein MECKFDIDLIQEYVEGTIEPLEKIFVEEHLKVCRKCRKELNQFKLLQYELENLEEPEEVPVELENVRDMVLDNIFDAPSQYSVKDFIKQRKNSMVLASEFVDYLPGKSIVEKGLKATSSIIGTASKKGAKYGLKLIQART, encoded by the coding sequence ATGGAATGCAAATTTGACATCGATTTGATTCAAGAGTATGTAGAAGGAACCATTGAACCGCTTGAAAAGATATTTGTTGAGGAACACCTTAAAGTTTGCAGAAAATGCAGGAAAGAACTAAATCAATTCAAGCTTCTCCAATATGAACTCGAAAATCTGGAGGAACCTGAAGAAGTTCCTGTAGAACTGGAAAATGTGAGAGATATGGTATTGGACAATATTTTTGATGCTCCAAGCCAATACAGTGTAAAGGATTTTATAAAACAACGAAAAAATTCTATGGTTTTGGCATCAGAGTTTGTAGATTATCTTCCCGGTAAAAGTATTGTTGAAAAGGGACTTAAGGCTACCAGTTCAATAATTGGGACAGCATCTAAGAAAGGTGCTAAATATGGACTTAAACTAATTCAAGCGAGGACATAG
- a CDS encoding DUF2953 domain-containing protein, whose product MIILEILGYMLIALFVLLALILILPIEFKVYGQKYEKIFFKASLIWFMGALGFHFMKEYSQEAAIYVRIFGFKKKIDGSKFAKKDNKKEKKDEKKKEKKKEKGKSRNYLESNFIRCALECLKKVLNHIKPKKFVIEGKVGFEDPYVTGLLCTVLNLLYAELKKANINVRTVFDDEIYEGKCLIQGRVVLAYLAYIALRLYFSRPVSINKKQKFKEVKSYGN is encoded by the coding sequence ATGATAATACTTGAAATTCTGGGATATATGTTGATAGCGTTATTTGTTTTACTGGCATTAATTTTAATTTTGCCCATTGAGTTTAAAGTTTATGGGCAAAAGTATGAAAAGATCTTTTTTAAAGCGAGCCTTATATGGTTTATGGGTGCTCTTGGGTTTCATTTTATGAAAGAATACTCGCAAGAGGCTGCAATATATGTTCGTATATTTGGTTTTAAAAAGAAAATTGATGGCAGTAAATTTGCTAAGAAGGACAATAAAAAGGAAAAGAAAGATGAAAAGAAAAAAGAAAAGAAAAAAGAAAAAGGTAAATCAAGAAATTACCTGGAATCAAATTTTATAAGATGTGCACTGGAATGTCTGAAAAAGGTGTTAAATCACATTAAACCTAAAAAGTTTGTAATTGAAGGTAAGGTTGGATTTGAAGATCCTTATGTTACAGGTTTGCTGTGTACAGTTCTAAACCTACTATATGCTGAGCTTAAAAAGGCGAATATCAATGTAAGAACTGTATTTGATGATGAAATTTATGAAGGAAAGTGCCTAATTCAGGGAAGGGTGGTATTGGCTTATCTGGCTTACATAGCTCTAAGGCTATACTTCTCAAGACCTGTTAGTATAAATAAAAAACAAAAATTCAAGGAGGTTAAATCATATGGCAACTGA
- a CDS encoding PaaI family thioesterase, whose protein sequence is MKYKVTKKQQNSRLCLVCGLKNDFGLKTSFYELENGELVAVFKTLEEHQSYPGRLHGGIAGAVLDETIGRAIMINQENIWGVTVELNVKYKKPIPLNEELRAVGRIIKDSKRIFEGTGEILLPTGEVAAIAHGTYMKMPIEKIADFNEDHEEWKTLLTDSDPEEIELPDNIGK, encoded by the coding sequence ATGAAATATAAGGTTACTAAAAAGCAGCAGAACAGCAGACTGTGTCTGGTTTGCGGATTAAAGAATGATTTTGGGTTAAAAACGTCTTTCTATGAACTTGAAAATGGCGAATTGGTTGCAGTGTTTAAAACACTTGAAGAACATCAGAGTTACCCCGGAAGGCTTCATGGCGGAATTGCAGGAGCTGTTCTTGACGAGACAATAGGCAGAGCTATAATGATAAATCAGGAGAATATATGGGGTGTGACTGTTGAACTAAATGTAAAGTATAAAAAACCAATTCCTCTAAATGAAGAATTGCGGGCAGTAGGAAGAATTATAAAGGACTCAAAAAGGATATTTGAGGGTACAGGTGAAATATTGCTTCCTACTGGAGAAGTTGCTGCTATAGCACATGGAACATATATGAAAATGCCAATTGAAAAAATAGCAGATTTTAATGAAGACCACGAAGAGTGGAAGACTCTATTAACTGATAGTGATCCTGAAGAAATAGAATTACCGGATAACATTGGGAAATAG
- a CDS encoding GerW family sporulation protein, giving the protein MATDAKFNVDESVGVLFEKLEKFLTSKTVIGEPIKIGEATLIPFITTSFGLGAGGGDGTDSKGAVGVGGGSGIGAKIAPTAVLVIKGDQIEMIPIKKTAGFEKLIDMVPDIVSKVNCCKKDDEKGKEKDEE; this is encoded by the coding sequence ATGGCAACTGATGCAAAATTTAATGTAGATGAAAGTGTTGGTGTATTATTTGAAAAGTTGGAAAAATTCCTGACTTCTAAAACAGTTATAGGTGAGCCTATTAAAATTGGAGAGGCGACATTAATACCATTTATTACTACCAGCTTTGGACTTGGAGCAGGTGGCGGCGATGGAACTGATTCGAAAGGTGCCGTTGGAGTTGGTGGAGGTTCAGGTATTGGAGCAAAGATTGCACCAACCGCTGTACTTGTTATAAAGGGAGATCAGATTGAAATGATTCCTATTAAGAAAACAGCAGGTTTTGAAAAGTTGATTGACATGGTACCTGATATAGTATCAAAGGTTAATTGCTGCAAGAAAGATGACGAAAAGGGAAAAGAAAAAGACGAGGAATAA